From the Plectropomus leopardus isolate mb chromosome 20, YSFRI_Pleo_2.0, whole genome shotgun sequence genome, the window GACAGTCAGCAGCAGTTCGAGCCTCTGCCTGGCACTGTTCCATATTGGATATGACCAGCAGGGCTTTATACTCCACAATAGATTGATCGGGCcaacaactgctgctgctgcagtctaAATCAGGTGATTTACTTTAATGCAGTGATATCAAATCTCCAAATTAGACTTACAGAGGTGAAATACAATAGGTTGAGAGGGAGATAAAACATGGAGATGAATCTACAATAGCATTCAAAGAGACTCCAAACCCCCCACTCCCTTTCATCCAACCTTGTTTTTACCCTCCTCCAGTCttctctccttcttcctccATGTCTGCTGTTGCCTTGCAACCCAGTGCTAGATGCGCAGTTGATTCGGGAGTAATTAGCAGCATAGAATCCCCAGTGGCAAGTGTCTGTCCGCGAAAAATAAAGAAGGGAGGGGAACAGAGAGGGTGAGGGGAACGACtgaagagaaagaggatgagAGAAAAGCAAAGAAGGGAGTAAAGGAGGGAGTGGCACAATGTAgcaaagccaaaaacataagAGTAGGCTGCAACACAGAGACGTAAATGCAGCTCTGATCAGTGAATTAATGAAGCCAAGACTACGAGATGTAACGCTGCATAAGCAGTAAAATTGGAATAATATTGTTCTCGTATATTCTGTGCCTTAGGCTACTTTTCTGGTCTTATTTCTCAAGGGGAGAATTTTCTCCGTCGTTTGAACTTTTAATACATGAACTATTTTATAAAGAACTTCCTAGAAACATTTACAACACTTTTATATTAATAGGGGAAATTTCCCTGCATAaaagtgtgatttctttcattaATAGTAATGTACTTTATATCAAAACTTGTGAATTACGCTTGAATCACAATGCTTTGATATTTGGGacactgaatatatatatacttatattcttatcttatcttagcTCACTTATCAAAACATTAAGTCTCATTTGATTAATCCAAGCAAAAACACTGCCACAAAAAGgttaagtttaaaaacaatattgtggTTTTATGAAGGGTTATACGCTGTGGTATTCATATTTCTTGACCAAAGGCATTAATATCCCAAAGCtcttataataattttataactCTAGTTGGTAAGCTAAGAGGCTGCTGGCCGTAGCTTTGTGTTTACTGGAAAGATATGAGTTTGGTTTCTATCCTCTCACCAAGAAACTGAATAAGCggttttctcaaaatgtcaagCTATTCCTTTGAAGCTGGGACATGCAATTTTCTTGAAAAGGCATAAAATTGCAGAATCTGGAAAAAAcatctcccctctctgtcctcagccCATTCCACCAGGCAAACATGGACACATGCATTTTACCCATACATTGATGTGTTTAATCCTATTTCATTGtagagctctctctctgtttcttactccaaaaatgacacaagaaTTAGCCACCTACCACACCTGACAGTCCCTCCACCTCACTTCTGAGTTTGAGTTACTGCAGCAGCTGACTGGGGCGGAGGACACACTGCGATTCGAGGCTCTGGCTAGCTACATAAACAAGAACTTGAATTAGCTTTCGTCGTTACAACAAGGATAAACTATTAGCAGCATATTCTCTCCATCTCTAAATTGTCTCGCCAATTTGACacgtgtttttttccatttattgtcagactctTTGTTAGACTTCTTTTTTGATAGGTCAATCCTTTTTTGGTTTGCAGTGAGGGCAGTTGTTGCACACGTTAGAGGAGCAACTATCTGCTGGATTTTCTGCCATTGAGTCAGGTTTTAACCATCCGAAGGGAcgtgcatttgcatttgtcGAACACCCAGTAGGAATGCCCTCTTGTttaaatgacctgtgattggccaaagtctcctgtCAATGGCTAGATTGACTAAAGCCTAGAAACAGAGCTGAGAGGGGGTACAGGAATTAGATTTTCTCTTAGACCACTTGAATTACAATGTTCTCTAAAGTTATTATGGATTTTTTGCTCAATGAAGCCATAATAAACCTGCCTACCCCAATTAAACAATAAGTGCATTTTTCAGGATAAAGGTGCTTAATCAGGCCGCTGATTTAATATAAATTCAGGTATAATTTATATTAGTTGTATgaaagtaatatatatatattttaatgtttaacctCTAGCTTGTAGTGCATTCATTGTTTAGGGCTCTCTGCTTATGGGAAAACACAAACTAGCAGATGGTATCGTGCGGAGGAAGACGAATGCGATTATCTGTCTGCTTGACGGATGATATGTCATCCATCACACTACGTTAGTGCACAGGAAGGCTGGACCCAacagtgaggaagaggagaagagaagaaaacaggGATGAGACAGGAGACCAAAGAGTGTCCCTGATGGATATGTGATACCTCTGGTGACATATAGATTTCCCAGCACTCTGCCTTCACGGCAAGTCTAAAAAGGCTCTCTCTAAACCACAAATCCACTCAAAACCCTCCTTGTGAGATTGTTGAAGACAACATTGCAGCTTGAGATCAATAGTAATTAAGAATTGTGTTGACTTTCACGAATGAATTTGTCTGAGATAAAGATCCTCCTGGCGTTTTTCCGCAATACGATCCTGTGTTCTCTCAACGTCTACTTAAACCGTTGATCCGGGCCGGTCGATTCTGTATCGGTAAATCAACAGGCTGATTGATCAGTCATGCATTTATCAGGCAGCATTACCCTTTATATTCATAGCTGGAGGAATTGGGAGAAACAGAGCTGGTGGGAAGACAAAATAGCGTAATAATTATTGTCTTTCTCCTACCAGGTTTATTTTGACAAGCTTAAAGATTAGGGTTGTAAAGGAGCTTAAAACTGAGTGTTATTTCGAGGTGTCAACACTACGATACAGGTGATTGACTGTTCTGTGATTCAACCGGCTTAATAGCAGTGTCATTAGGTCCATGCCTAGACATATTACGTGTACCAGTTCCCTTTTTAATCCTGTTGTGTGGGGACACGGGAACAAGTGACATTGAAAACCTTGCTCAGGGGGCCCCCCATCTTTGCAGCCGAAAGTCACCGTGGTCAATTATTCCGTTGcgatgaaaaaaggaaatgacaggAAGGGGAAAGGCCCTGACACATACAGGGCATGCACCAGAGGAGATACATTTATAATTCGTACGTtggaggtctttttttttttatgtaaaggGAAGGAGGCACTGAATTTAGTTGTTCCACTGATCTATTTTTGGTGCGGTGCCATCCACATTGATGTATCCCTGTCTGGTTCAGTCTGTGGCACACAGGCTATACCAGTCTTGCACTTTCTATTCAGCCAGAAGGCGAATGCTCAGTGATGCATGTCACATTACCTCGCCTCCCgctgagacagagacacactggGCATCGAGGATTTTTATATCGATCAAGGTAATTGTCAGGGTCAAACAAGCCCCAGTGCacaatctgtcattttttgacgagCTGGCCTAGACACACTGCAATTTGGCATCGTAATGGtaatggtggtggtgatggtggtggcaTTGTGCTTCACTGGTTCTTAACATgtattgtattttctgtttcatcaCATAAAATGCTGGTAAGCTGGGCGTGACCCACTGagagacaaacaaagaaaaatgcgCTTTTGTTACGTTAGCGACGGCTTGTGTACAGTAGCATGACAGGATGAACGATAGACTTCCGTGATTGATTGTTCTCTCATTTCACACACCACTGAAAACTGTTTCCTCAGTCACTTGTTCTTAGGGAGACGCTTCGGTCATCAGTTTAAGACTGCTGCCTCTACAGCACAAAGCTGAGTGAAGCTGGTTTCCCCCACAGCAAACTGGGATTTTGATGATCGTGGTTATTAGACTGACGCAAATCTCAGGATCAAAGGATCAGAAATCAAAGACGTGACATCTTGGTCTTAGGACGTTCATCAGGTGGAGGACTGATTGTACAATCCCTTGTTAAATCACAAGcagtatatttacatttcaagAACATATCTTACATCTTgaggctcatttatactccctgTAAATTCGAGAATATATGCTCAGGTCATAGGCTATGACAATCATAACGCACACACTTCCATGCACCTTCCATGTTGGTATGAGAGGGCAGCGTCAAAAGTTTCTGACGACTACAAACATGGCAATGGTTGAGGAGTTTATTATGATATACCTTTTAACTCAGGCATTGTTGTAAATTGGTATGTGGATGGAGAAATCTTTTCACTATATTACCGATTCATTGCATCTTTTTTAACCTATCTTATGCATGTCATGCTGTCGCGTCTGGCTTGCACTACGCTACACTGCCCCAACGACCTCCTGTGgtaaaatgtgcacaaatacatataaaatgaacgcaggtagagagagagaaggctCTGTCCATATTCATATCTAAGGTGTTTCCATGTAAGAGGCAGTCATGCCAAAGCATGCACTGCTGCATTTTACAAAACCTCACCTGTCCGGGTGAAATTTCAAGTTTTTAGGCAGTCCCTTTTGGCACTGCAACATTTCGAGCTAAGTGTTAATGCTAGAATGCAATTTGCTGACAATGACAATGCTATCATTCTGATGCTTTGCAGGTGTTTTGTTAAATATCTTCATAGTCTTGGTTTTGCATGTTAGCATGCCAGCATTaactaattagcactaaacacaaaatacagctgaatGCTAATGGGAaggttttaaaagtatttggttaaaaaaacggTTTCAGACTGATTTTGACCTGCCAATGGTGCTAGTGGAGAAGTCTGGGGATCACTAAAGTAATTGAACTTTatcctctgggaaccatgaatgtttATACCAGATTTCGTAATCCATTCAACAGACCTacagtttaatttgaaaacaaagaaagtagGGTATACCATACAGTCATTTCCCCTGACTGTGTTTTTTGatggaaaaatatgtaaactCACAGGCTAAATTAAACATAGATATTTTCTATCTCATTCTATAAAATTCTTGAACCATATATTTGGCTTTTCATTACACTAGCAAAACACCAGCCATCCCTGGAATAATCAATAACACTGTAATTGATTTGAAAGGAAGCATCATCAAGAAATTTCAATGtaaaatttacagaaatcaCTCCTCCAAtccaaaattgaaaacaaaaagaggatgTTTTTGTGCATTGCACATCTGTCATGATACTGAATTTGTATTAAAGCTCAAAATCAAAGTCATACtgtgatattatatatattattaatattattccCTCCAGACAACTGACTCCATAAAACAAATGGAGTGCAGTATTGGAACTGCTTAAGGGTTGACCAGCAGAAAGACTCATTATTTCTAACATCCCAGAATATTAGAAGCTAATAGTGATCTACAGTACTGGAGCCAGTTCACTATTAACAGCAGTGAATGAAAGAGCTCCTCCATGTGGAGTGACAGCCCTCTGGGACGAGGCGGCAGGGTTAATGGCCTGTGCTCCATAATGAGAATCTGCtgtatgaaatatatatatatggaggAATCGGCCCAGCAGCCTGATAGCTGCTGCAGTATCATGTCTCAGGGGACGAGGCACACTCTGTCCTCTGAATTTGAAGCTTCAAGCAACACCTCACTGCCCTCTGGACCTAACAGGGAACATATTCATGTTTGTCTTATTCTCAGGATGTTGGCATTTCCTTTGGTTTTACcagaagaaattattttaaattaacaaaataaagacacagtGTTTGTCAGTTGGCTCACGGggaattcattaatttaaatattaaagaagaaataaagaggagaaacaaagacagattgAGTTAGTGTAGACTGATGTGTTGGGATGAATAATGATGGTAGAGATACCCAGTCTCGTCAGCTGGACCGGAGGATAACCcccccaatacacacacacacacacacacacacacacacacacacacacagcaggatcAAAGTCATTATCATAATCAATCATCCGAAAGCTCGGATGATTGATTATGAGCCTGTCACACCCCACTGTTCATTTTCTATGTTAAAGCTCTGTCTTCTGAGGAGATAATGttaccagagaaaacaaataataattgtGTCTTGTCAGTATTGTTTGTCAGAAGCATGGGTGGTTTCAGCGTTGGGGGCTACCGACATGAAACAGAGGTTTTGGGGTCCTCCAGCTGTACTTTTAGGCAccagtttgtgcattttctaCTCCAGTTTGGTGTAAATGTCAAGTTTTATCAAAATTAATGACCACTGctactttatgtttttgttaggGGCTACAAAAggacatgttctaaatattgctTCCTCCTGAAATCTATACCTATGATCTGAAGTCAagtagagctgaaacaattagttagCTGATCATCAGAAAATGAATTGATGAAAAATgagtacatttttttgaaacaaaactgCTAGAAACTCCCTCCCTCCagcttgaaaaatgtaaatatatgctGGTTTTCTTCCACTTGTGCGGCACTAAATGGAATAGGTTCTGGacagtttttcatttcttactattttcttctttgttttgcagGACAGAGAATTCTTCACCACAAAAGTAATGTCCTGGAGACAGTGGTGCTCATCAACCCTTCAGATGATGCAGTCAGTACAGAGGTGATATGAACTATATTCGTTGTTGACAATCTATTATATTGCagcatatcctcatacaacggTTGGTATGATGTtctacaaaaatgtacaaacaacGGTTAGTATGATAATCTTTGAATTAGCATCCCACAAATGAAGCTGAATTTGGATGAAATATTCCCACAATTTTGCCCTTTTCACCAGataacaaaactgaaattccaaaataaaaagaattttgtaagataaagatttttttttcaccaaacaaTGAGTATAATTTTAAAAGCTAAATTTGTGTGATATGAAAAATAATCtacaaaatatgcaaagtaaTGAGTATCATCAGCTGTCAACACAATGTAGTGTAGTCAAGAGTACCATGTTTagtagaggaaaaaaattgaaaatactcAATTATAATACAAGAATGTTTCCTCATACAACAGTTCGTATGATATGctacaaattacaaatattcaACCCCACAAGTAATGTtatgtacttaacataaagttacatagaTTAGGTTAAGGCAAGTTAAGTAATTGTGGTtattaaggaaaagaaacatggtgacgacatatcttaaaataagttaaaattcTCATGGTTCTGAAAAACAACCACCACCCCAACAAATACTGGCtcataaaatttaaacaacgtctgaaaaacttaaaaacagtgcatgagaacagcctgtagATTATTATAACCGATTTTGTAAGTATTGTATTTTACTTCCTCATATCAAGAAGAGATGATTCCAAagtatattaaataaatacacatttacaaagcAATTACAGCTAGAAAAGGATTATTATTCAGCTTTGTGTGTCCACCAATTTTGGCCAATTATCCACCTTCCAAATATAAACTGCTGACGTTACTGCtggttggaaaaaaaggagcaattAGGAGCTCCAGGGACAAAACTGTGAGGATAACAAGTGCAGCCTTTTACCTTTTGTAACTGCAGTACGGCTTTTGCTTCATTTTGATGGGAAGAAAGACGTAGGAGGGTCAGTAGAACAGATGACATGAGATTTTCTCTTGTCACTGCTCCTTTTCAGCATTGCCTCCACCCCCCAGCTATGTCTGCAGTCAACTGTGCATTAATAATATCTCACAACACAGCAGGATTGACCTGGCCAGCTGCCCAGAACAGCTGATGTTgctgaagtagaaaaaaaaggaacaacgAAAAAGAATGGGAGAGGCAAGAGACAGAGGGATGAAAGAAACTTAGCAGAGTGAACAGTCAGCTAATTAGCTAATGGATTTGAGTGACGTGTAACTGGTGATATTTCAAATGCACTAAATCATTAAGGTAATTGCTGCAGCAGTAGCcagttatattattattgtaatgttttcttaaacagtttccataaataaattatttttttcaagtgtcATACATACAATTTCCTCAGTGTTTCTTTAACTTATTGTCCGTTGATTCTCCAGGTTCGTTTGATGATCTCAGACACTGCCAGACACAAGCTCCTGGTTCTCTCGGGGCAATGCTCTGAAAACAGCGGAGAGCTGATTCTTCAGACTGGATCTTTCTCATTCTTCAACTTCATAGACATATTCACCGACCAAGAGGTGAGCCAACATGATAATTCTATTTTCAGCACCCAAATTTGATCTATGACATTATAATATAATAGTTTCCTACATATTCCCACACACATCTTGTTGCTGTGAAAAAGCTGTTTCtgttcattttaacattttatattagtGGATAGGCTTCAATagttaacagaaaataaaaaaaaaaaataaaaaagtccccAGTGCATAGGCGTTGCAAATTGGCGTTTTGATACAAACAGTGCTTCTGGTTCTTGTGCATGATTGTACAGTTCAAATGCTACTGTGATGCCCTTTTTAACTGGTGGTTAGAATCACCAGAGGCCTCAttatatgatattattttaatgatacttcattatcaatataatattgtgaTTTCAAACGTTTTGCAATATACTGGGTGTtgcaatatattgtgatttattgcCTTTTCTTAACTGCAAATGATGTCCCCAAAGCaaactttgtcaaaatgtttttttctaataagaaaaagttttcagtctgctcAATGTTACTACAGTCATTTTTACTGCAACACATTGTATCTAGTGGACTTAAAAAGGATGTGATTCTATAACTGTAGGTTTTATTTGTGATGTAAATTTGTACTTGATAAAAGTATTGATACCTCGTGGTGTATCAAAGCATTATTGGCAGGCAAAATATCATAATACCGTGCTGTATCTCATTTTTCCTCCACCCCTTATatcaactaaactaaactaaactgaactaaacatTCATATAGTACAGGTATGTGCATACACGTACTGAAActgtgattttctttaaagcaCAATTCATTTAATTCTGTCTCGGATATATTAAAATCACGTCTTTTCTTGTGCACAGATTGGTGAATTGCTGAGTACTATTCATCCAGCAAACAAAGCCAACCTCACTCTCTCCTGCCCTGAACAAGGCGAATGGAAGAACTCCAACTTGGACAAACACAACCTGCAGGACTTCATTAACATGAAACTAAACTCCACTCTTATACTCCCTGAAATGGAGGGCCTCTCAGAGTTCACAGAGTACTTATCCGAATCAGTAGAGATCCCATCTCCTTTCGACATGTTAGAACCACCAACCTCTGGCGGATTCCTTAAACTCTCCAAACCATGCTGTTACATTTTCCCTGCTGGTTGCGGTGACTCTGCTCTGTTTGCGGTCAATGGCTTCAACATGCTCATCAATGGTGGCTCGGACAGGAAGTCGTGCTTCTGGAAGCTGGTAAGACATCTGGACCGGGTGGATTCCATCCTCATGACCCATATTGGTGACGACAACCTGCCAGGCATAAATAGCATGCTGCAGAGGAAGGTGGCAGAACTTGAGGAGGAACAGTCACAGGGTTCAACAGCCAACAGCGACTGGGTGAAGAACATGATTTCTCCAGATATTGGTGTTGTATTTGTGAATTTTCCTGAAAACCTGGAAAGCCCAGAACCAAACTACAGGGTGCGGAGGAATGTTGAGGAGGCGGCGTTCACTAAGCAGTTTCTCACCAAGCTAAATTTGAGGTTAGAGCCTTTGCAGAGGCCTGTTGGAAACGCTATCGAACCACTCATACTTTTTCAGAAAATGGGCGTTGGAAAGCTTGAGATGTATGTGCTTAATCCATCAAAGAACAGCAAGGAAATGCAGCACTTTATGAAGCAGTGGACTGGCAGTGAAAAGGACACCACCTCAATTTTGCTGCCAAATGGAAAGGAATCTGAGTTCCCCATCTCTTACTTGACATCTATCTCTTCACTCATTGTGTGGCACCCTGCAAATCCTTCAGATAAGGTTGTGCGTGTTCTCTTTCCTGGAAATGCCACCCAGCATCATGTCTTTGAAGGTTTAGAAAAGCTAAAGCACTTGGACTTCCTGAAGCAGCCAGTTGTCACTCAGAAAACAATGTCTTCTAATATGCCGTCAACACCTACCCTAAAGCAAGCTAAGATGAAACACAGAACAGACAGCAAAGAGAGCCTGAAGTCTACCCCAAAGCCATCACCTAGCAAAAGCATCAGAAAGGATTCAAAGGAAGACGCACCAGAAAAGGCAAAGGCTGATGTAGAAGTATctcatgaaaaaacacaaaagactgagaaaaaggaaaaggccCCACTGAAAAAAGACAAGGCAAAAGCAGCTGAGAAAGAATCAAAAGCAACGGCTCAAAATGAGactccagaaaaaaagaagtctgaaATAAAGCCCAAAGTTGAAAAGATTGTTAAAAAGGAGACCAGAGTGTCTGCTGATAAGAAAAAAGAGGCTAAGAAagaagtaacaaaaaaagatgatacaccaaaacatgacattaaaaaggatgaaaaagtaaagaaagaggaggcaaagaaagttgtaaaaaaggATATCAGAAGAGATTCGCCTatgaaggagaagaaggaagaaaagaaagatgtcAAAAGGCCTcctaaagacataaaaaagacatctgCCAGTGAAGAAAAGAGTCTAGCACCAAAACCAAAGCCCCTGAAAAAAGACAGTGCTTCAAAGAAAGAAGCAGGAGTCCCGTCAAAGttaaaagagaaaggaaagccaaaagtgacaaagaaagagacaaaggtGGAGAGTGCTGAACCTGCAGCTAGTGCATTAGCTGTTGCAGAGGATGCAGAAGCAGTAAGATCACTGATGTCCACACCAGAGGACCTCACAAAGGACTTTGAGGAGCTTAGAGCTGAAGAGTTGGTGGAGGATGATGCAACTGTTCAACAAATTAAGGAGGAAGAGGCTGTCATGATCCATCATGAAGAAATATTACAAACCAAAGAGTCACCTGAGACATTAGAGTCTGTGGATGAAGGCATAACAACAACGGAGGCTGAAGGTGACAATGGGGAGACTCCAGAAGAGCAAGTCCTTAAAGGAAAACTCAATGGCAGTGTAAGTGAGAAGTTTGAGGATGAGGGCACAGTCATGGAGGAGACTTCAGAGGGAGGTGATTATGAAGagaagggagagacagaagaagTTTATGAAGCACAGACAGTGGAACCAGATAAAGATAAGCTTACACCAACTGAGGATGATCACCAGGAGAGACATGATGAAGTCAAGCCAGGAGACAGAGTTCAAGACAATGATGATATAACTAATAGAAATGTAGGAAGTCCACATTTAAGtgagggagaaacagagaaacgtattttgtttgtgtcagcaTCACCCAAAGTGTCCTCACCTGTTTCCCCGGCAGCCTCTATCCATGACGAAATGGTTCCAGTTGGATTTGAGAGCTCAACAGCTTCAGATGACGAGAACAGAGATGAACCCCCTGAGGATTACACGGTCACCTCTGGTCACACTCAGTCCACCATGGAGATCTCCAGTGTCCCTACTCCCATGGATGAGATGTTGACTCCTAGGGACATTATGAGTGACGAAACCACCAATGATGAATCTCCTTCACCGGATGTTGGCAAGTTTGGGACATCAGGATCTGGAGAGTTTGATAGAAAGAAGCTGTCTCCACTTCAGGATATGCCAGGGTTAGATCACTCTCATAGTGATGCAACAGAAGGCCAGGACTACAACCACTCCGCCTCTACAATATCTCCGCCTTCATCACTAGAAGAGGATAAATTTGGTAAGGGGTTCCCCTCTGCAGGGAATGCTGAAGGGTTTGCAGCAGCAAAAGAGTTAGGTGACCCATATGACTCAGCTAGACTCAGTGCAGCATCCACCACACCACCCCTTGTGCGTTCTCCTTCAGTGGACCGCAAGGACAAGTTTGATTCTACATCATTGTTCCCTGCTCCAATAGAACTGTCCACCACACTGGCAGGGTGCACCAAAGCAACAGCTGATTCCTCCATCAGCCCAGATGACAAGACATTGGAAGGAGCTAATTCACCTCAGTCCTCTGGTCACACACCTTACTATCAGTCACCAGTGGATGAAAGAGCAGGAGTTCTACCACCTGTGTCAGAAGACGAAGCACAGGGTCCAGTGATTGTGGAGATTACAAGTGATAAAGAGGAATCCTCCAATAGAGTTACTCCAGAACCTAATGAGCAAGAACCAGAGAGTCCCTCCCCTGTTGAGAGGGTTATGTCCTCTCCGAAAAGCCCACCTCCAACTGAACCTGATTCTCCAACAAAGAAGGAAGAGTCACTCTTTGATATAGATCATAAGAAAACTGGAGATTCAGTCTTGTCCTCAGCACCAGTGACCAAACTTGAATCAGACACTAATCCTTTCACAGCTTTCAAAGAGGAGAGTAAAATGTCCATTTCAGAGGGTACCACATCAGACAAATCAGGAACCCCTCTGGAGGAGGTGGTAGCAGAGGACACATTTTCGCATTTAGCTTCAGCATCCACTGCCTCGCTGGCCACCAGCTCCTTGCCAGAACCCACCACTGACTCTCCTTCCCTTCATGCTGAGGTCGGCTCTCCTCACTCAACAGAAGTAGATGACTCTTTGTCTGTTTCCGTGGTTCAGACCCCAACCACTTTCCATGAGGCTGAGGGATCTCCATCCAAGGAAGATAGCCCGAGGCCCATGTCTATCTCTCCAGACATCTCACCAAAGACAAAAAGCAGAACACAGGACACAAAGTCCCCAGAGCAGTCCACCATGTCAATTGAGTTTGGCCAGGAGTCCCCTGACCACTCCTTAGCCCTGGACTTTAGTAAGCAATCTCCAGAGCACCCATCTTTGGGAGGCAGCTCACGTGCTACGGAGAATGGCCCAACTGAGGTTGACTACAGCCCCTCAGATGGAAAGAATGGTGGACAACTTGAAGACCATAGTTTAACAGTTGAGAAGCCTTTTCTTTGTGAAGAGAGCGATTCAGTCCTTGCCACTTCCG encodes:
- the map1b gene encoding microtubule-associated protein 1B, whose translation is MATLVQSAEMETLGGQSNTGTSPTSSSPSQHFNDSKFYLLVVIGEIVTEDHLKCAIADIEKGIRSWDTNLIDCNLDQELKLFVSRHSARFSADVRGQRILHHKSNVLETVVLINPSDDAVSTEVRLMISDTARHKLLVLSGQCSENSGELILQTGSFSFFNFIDIFTDQEIGELLSTIHPANKANLTLSCPEQGEWKNSNLDKHNLQDFINMKLNSTLILPEMEGLSEFTEYLSESVEIPSPFDMLEPPTSGGFLKLSKPCCYIFPAGCGDSALFAVNGFNMLINGGSDRKSCFWKLVRHLDRVDSILMTHIGDDNLPGINSMLQRKVAELEEEQSQGSTANSDWVKNMISPDIGVVFVNFPENLESPEPNYRVRRNVEEAAFTKQFLTKLNLRLEPLQRPVGNAIEPLILFQKMGVGKLEMYVLNPSKNSKEMQHFMKQWTGSEKDTTSILLPNGKESEFPISYLTSISSLIVWHPANPSDKVVRVLFPGNATQHHVFEGLEKLKHLDFLKQPVVTQKTMSSNMPSTPTLKQAKMKHRTDSKESLKSTPKPSPSKSIRKDSKEDAPEKAKADVEVSHEKTQKTEKKEKAPLKKDKAKAAEKESKATAQNETPEKKKSEIKPKVEKIVKKETRVSADKKKEAKKEVTKKDDTPKHDIKKDEKVKKEEAKKVVKKDIRRDSPMKEKKEEKKDVKRPPKDIKKTSASEEKSLAPKPKPLKKDSASKKEAGVPSKLKEKGKPKVTKKETKVESAEPAASALAVAEDAEAVRSLMSTPEDLTKDFEELRAEELVEDDATVQQIKEEEAVMIHHEEILQTKESPETLESVDEGITTTEAEGDNGETPEEQVLKGKLNGSVSEKFEDEGTVMEETSEGGDYEEKGETEEVYEAQTVEPDKDKLTPTEDDHQERHDEVKPGDRVQDNDDITNRNVGSPHLSEGETEKRILFVSASPKVSSPVSPAASIHDEMVPVGFESSTASDDENRDEPPEDYTVTSGHTQSTMEISSVPTPMDEMLTPRDIMSDETTNDESPSPDVGKFGTSGSGEFDRKKLSPLQDMPGLDHSHSDATEGQDYNHSASTISPPSSLEEDKFGKGFPSAGNAEGFAAAKELGDPYDSARLSAASTTPPLVRSPSVDRKDKFDSTSLFPAPIELSTTLAGCTKATADSSISPDDKTLEGANSPQSSGHTPYYQSPVDERAGVLPPVSEDEAQGPVIVEITSDKEESSNRVTPEPNEQEPESPSPVERVMSSPKSPPPTEPDSPTKKEESLFDIDHKKTGDSVLSSAPVTKLESDTNPFTAFKEESKMSISEGTTSDKSGTPLEEVVAEDTFSHLASASTASLATSSLPEPTTDSPSLHAEVGSPHSTEVDDSLSVSVVQTPTTFHEAEGSPSKEDSPRPMSISPDISPKTKSRTQDTKSPEQSTMSIEFGQESPDHSLALDFSKQSPEHPSLGGSSRATENGPTEVDYSPSDGKNGGQLEDHSLTVEKPFLCEESDSVLATSATPSDASQSTPSVTTPCQMTEILNAVTEPTDKSPVTPKASSLTHSPHSNEPSPVLGDPPAKDSISPISPSVESITTESGTQQKYDKSPSPPKAPSPSSSFTLSKEETISPAKETNPFKCEDSTPEAKSPVSPKVPLPSYLPLSSDPSNYISACGSRDPDSTKKSPSAPSKTDVDLCLVTSCEYRHPKTELSPSFINPNPLEYFINEENAMDEEKPLTKSGGGPPPPGGKLSAKQCEETPPTSISESAPSQTDSDVPPGTEECPSITADANIDSEDDSETLPTDRTLTYRHADPPPVALRDAAPSSGHHDVCMVDPEALKAEENLNNANTDGGEKAKKKKLLKKSSSPARKSALSKVKESKTSSPKKSVGEGKDAKNATNTSASRGVKSATSGTGGGKVSGGASLPNCPPMYMDLVYIPNHCNAKNVDAEFFKRVRSSYYVVSGNDQTAQEPSRAVLDALLEGKAQWGNNMQVTLIPTHDTDVMREWYQETHDKQQELNIMVLASSSTVVMQDESFPACKIEM